A region of Planococcus sp. MSAK28401 DNA encodes the following proteins:
- a CDS encoding MBL fold metallo-hydrolase has protein sequence MLKIDRLELGPVQTNCYIISGEGKQCVIFDPGEEGGKIQDLLKRKQLTPLAILLTHAHFDHIGAVDELRELYKIPVYLHYKERDFLGRPNLNGSGKYAALPDYRVADADELITDEQSLEIGPFKMELFHTPGHSPGSVSFYFPEDRFAIVGDTLFSGSIGRTDLAEGSEQVLLKSIRESLLTLPEETFLFPGHGPETTPKQEQQHNPFLRM, from the coding sequence ATGTTAAAAATTGATCGGCTGGAACTAGGCCCAGTGCAAACGAATTGCTACATCATATCAGGGGAAGGCAAGCAATGCGTCATTTTCGATCCCGGTGAGGAAGGTGGGAAAATCCAGGACCTGCTGAAACGCAAGCAATTGACGCCGCTTGCGATTCTTCTGACACACGCTCATTTCGACCATATCGGGGCGGTAGACGAATTGAGGGAGCTATATAAAATCCCTGTCTACCTTCATTACAAAGAACGCGATTTCCTTGGACGGCCGAATTTGAATGGCTCGGGTAAATATGCGGCATTGCCGGATTACCGTGTAGCGGATGCGGACGAATTGATCACCGATGAACAATCGCTTGAAATCGGGCCGTTCAAAATGGAGTTGTTCCATACACCTGGGCATTCGCCAGGCAGCGTGAGCTTTTATTTTCCAGAGGACCGTTTCGCGATTGTCGGGGACACCTTGTTTTCCGGAAGCATTGGACGCACCGATTTGGCGGAAGGCTCAGAACAAGTGCTGCTAAAATCAATCCGTGAATCGCTATTGACGCTGCCGGAAGAAACCTTCCTGTTCCCCGGGCACGGCCCGGAAACGACCCCAAAACAGGAACAACAGCATAATCCTTTCCTGCGTATGTAA
- a CDS encoding DUF2626 domain-containing protein, translating into MDNMFKLMGWWTGIFAILFYVGDMVEVSLLMVANTGFFVLLGYLNISERMYMYIFGAYLTVFFVGFTYYSTFIHVPGAGH; encoded by the coding sequence ATGGATAATATGTTTAAATTAATGGGATGGTGGACTGGAATCTTTGCAATTTTATTTTATGTCGGCGATATGGTAGAAGTATCATTGTTGATGGTTGCCAATACCGGCTTCTTCGTTCTTCTTGGATACTTAAACATTTCTGAACGCATGTACATGTATATTTTTGGAGCCTATCTGACAGTCTTTTTCGTTGGCTTTACTTACTACTCTACGTTCATCCACGTCCCAGGAGCAGGTCATTAA